A region from the Dinoroseobacter shibae DFL 12 = DSM 16493 genome encodes:
- a CDS encoding GlxA family transcriptional regulator, with product MTLPPPEQPDARRPSLGPVAKPKRYVFVLLENFTMLCFASAVEALRIANRMAGEALYEWRLAGEGGEIAYCSAGVGFKLDMDLEELSRDDVVFLCGGIDVKSASSKALLNWVRREARRGVVTAGLCTAGYTLAKAGLLDGRRATIHWENHDSFLEEFEEIELTKSVFVMDGNRYTTAGGTASIDLMLKIIADDHGEDLANAVADQLIYTSIRTDQDTQRLSTPTRIGVRHPRLSKVIQMMEANIEEPISPSVLASDIGMSTRQLERLFRRYLNRSPKRYYMELRLQKARNLLMQTDMSVINVALACGFTSPSHFSKCYRSQYNTTPYRERGSQAGRLSV from the coding sequence ATGACCTTGCCTCCGCCAGAACAGCCCGACGCGCGCCGCCCGTCGCTTGGTCCGGTCGCCAAGCCGAAGCGGTATGTCTTCGTGCTGCTGGAGAATTTCACCATGCTGTGCTTCGCCTCGGCGGTGGAGGCCTTGCGGATCGCCAACCGGATGGCGGGCGAGGCGCTCTATGAGTGGCGGCTGGCGGGCGAAGGGGGCGAGATCGCCTATTGCTCGGCCGGGGTCGGCTTCAAGCTGGACATGGATCTCGAAGAACTGAGCCGCGATGACGTGGTGTTCCTGTGCGGCGGGATCGATGTGAAATCGGCCTCGTCAAAGGCATTGCTGAACTGGGTACGGCGGGAGGCGCGGCGCGGCGTGGTCACGGCGGGGCTGTGCACGGCGGGCTATACGCTGGCCAAGGCGGGACTGCTGGATGGCAGGCGCGCGACGATCCACTGGGAGAACCACGACAGCTTTCTCGAAGAATTCGAAGAGATTGAGCTGACCAAGTCGGTCTTCGTGATGGACGGGAACCGCTACACCACGGCGGGGGGCACGGCATCGATCGACCTGATGCTGAAGATCATCGCCGACGACCATGGGGAGGATCTGGCCAATGCGGTGGCCGACCAGCTGATCTACACCAGCATTCGCACCGACCAGGACACCCAGCGGCTGTCCACGCCGACGCGGATCGGGGTGCGCCATCCGCGGCTGAGCAAGGTGATCCAGATGATGGAGGCCAATATCGAAGAGCCGATCAGCCCGTCAGTTCTGGCCTCGGATATCGGCATGAGCACGCGGCAGCTGGAGCGGTTGTTCCGCCGCTACCTGAACCGCTCGCCCAAGCGATACTACATGGAATTGCGGTTGCAGAAGGCGCGCAACCTGTTGATGCAGACGGATATGAGCGTGATCAACGTCGCACTTGCCTGCGGCTTCACCTCGCCCTCGCATTTCTCCAAATGCTACCGGTCGCAATACAATACCACCCCTTACCGCGAACGCGGGTCGCAGGCCGGGCGGCTGTCGGTTTGA
- the gmk gene encoding guanylate kinase, whose amino-acid sequence MTIHSARRGLLIILSSPSGAGKSTLAKRLIAWDPTLSFSVSATTRAPRPGEVDGTDYHFLDENAFRDLVHTGGMLEHAHVFGNFYGSPMAPVKRAIDGGRDVLFDIDWQGAQQIRNSDLGKHTLSVFILPPSIKELRRRLETRGQDTPETIGKRMQKSWDEISHWDSYDYVLINEDIDETDARLKCIVSAERMRRAQQPGLQAHVRALQEEFEKERT is encoded by the coding sequence ATGACCATCCACTCCGCGCGCAGGGGGCTCTTGATCATCCTGTCCTCACCATCGGGGGCTGGAAAATCCACTCTGGCCAAACGGCTGATCGCCTGGGATCCGACCCTGTCCTTCTCGGTCTCCGCCACCACTCGCGCGCCGCGTCCGGGCGAGGTGGACGGCACCGATTACCACTTCCTCGACGAGAATGCCTTTCGCGACCTGGTCCACACGGGCGGCATGCTGGAACACGCTCATGTCTTCGGAAACTTCTACGGCAGCCCCATGGCCCCGGTAAAACGCGCCATCGACGGTGGCCGCGACGTTCTGTTCGACATCGACTGGCAAGGTGCGCAGCAAATCCGCAACTCGGACCTGGGCAAGCACACCCTGTCGGTCTTCATCCTGCCGCCCTCGATCAAGGAGTTGCGCCGCCGGCTGGAAACCCGGGGCCAGGACACGCCCGAGACCATCGGCAAGCGCATGCAGAAAAGCTGGGACGAGATCAGCCATTGGGACAGCTACGATTACGTCCTGATCAACGAGGATATCGACGAGACCGATGCGCGGCTGAAATGCATCGTGTCGGCCGAGCGGATGCGCCGCGCCCAGCAACCGGGTCTGCAGGCCCATGTGCGCGCCCTGCAGGAAGAGTTCGAGAAGGAAAGAACATGA
- the pstC gene encoding phosphate ABC transporter permease subunit PstC — MPVFWILVTVLALAVLGYVLGRARAMASSGGDLRELHSLPNYYGMNVALFTTAPALMVLVAWMLVQPGIIESRVASIIPDTAIAADSSLGLVMSDVRRIADGLDAAVAQGSMTDEDARSLRADATDIRQVLGTVGVALGSDVDPATLRAAQAYRAASASLGTWMTVIVLGIALVGLGLSWLRTNRDFRARNTVETAILGLLMLASTIAILTTLGIILSMLFETRNFFSQYPWTSFFFGTTWDPSFSGRGGASQLSILPLLWGTLYISFIALLVAVPIGLFAAIYMSEYAGPRVRAMAKPLIEILAGIPTIVYGLFALITVGPLLRDYFAQPMGLGSSSSSVMTAGLVMGIMLIPFVSSLSDDIINAVPQSMRDGSLGLGATHSETIKQVVVPAALPGIVGAILLAASRAIGETMIVVLGAGAAAKLDLNPFEAMTTVTVKIVSQLTGDTDFASPETLVAFALGLTLFVITLGLNVLALYIVRKYREQYE; from the coding sequence ATGCCGGTTTTCTGGATACTCGTGACCGTTCTGGCGCTCGCCGTGCTCGGCTATGTGCTGGGACGCGCCCGCGCCATGGCCTCCTCCGGGGGGGATTTGCGCGAATTGCACTCCCTGCCGAACTACTACGGCATGAATGTGGCGCTCTTCACCACCGCGCCCGCGCTCATGGTGCTGGTGGCCTGGATGCTGGTGCAGCCCGGCATCATCGAAAGCCGCGTGGCCTCGATCATCCCCGATACCGCCATCGCCGCCGATAGCAGCCTCGGCCTCGTGATGTCCGATGTGCGCCGCATCGCCGACGGGCTCGATGCGGCCGTGGCACAAGGCAGCATGACCGACGAGGACGCCCGCAGCCTGCGCGCCGACGCCACCGATATCCGTCAGGTGCTCGGCACCGTGGGCGTCGCCCTGGGCAGCGATGTCGACCCCGCCACCCTGCGCGCCGCACAAGCCTACCGGGCGGCCAGCGCCAGCCTCGGCACCTGGATGACCGTGATCGTGCTCGGCATCGCGCTGGTCGGGCTTGGCCTGTCCTGGCTGCGCACCAACCGCGATTTCCGCGCCCGCAACACGGTCGAGACAGCCATTCTCGGCCTGCTGATGCTGGCTTCCACCATCGCGATCCTGACCACGCTGGGGATCATCCTGTCGATGTTGTTCGAGACGCGGAACTTCTTCAGCCAGTATCCCTGGACCAGCTTCTTCTTCGGCACCACCTGGGATCCCAGCTTTTCGGGCCGGGGCGGGGCATCGCAACTGTCGATCCTGCCGCTTCTCTGGGGCACGCTCTATATCTCGTTCATCGCGCTGCTGGTGGCCGTGCCCATCGGGCTCTTCGCGGCGATCTACATGTCGGAATATGCCGGGCCACGCGTCCGCGCCATGGCCAAGCCCCTGATCGAGATCCTCGCGGGCATTCCCACCATCGTCTACGGTCTCTTTGCGCTGATCACCGTGGGCCCGCTTTTGCGGGACTACTTCGCGCAACCCATGGGGCTCGGCTCCTCCAGCTCCAGCGTGATGACCGCGGGCCTCGTGATGGGCATCATGCTGATCCCGTTCGTCAGCTCGCTGTCGGACGACATCATCAACGCCGTGCCGCAATCCATGCGCGACGGCTCCCTCGGGCTGGGTGCGACGCATTCCGAAACGATCAAGCAGGTCGTCGTACCCGCCGCCCTGCCGGGCATCGTGGGGGCGATCCTGCTGGCGGCCTCGCGCGCCATCGGCGAGACCATGATCGTGGTGCTCGGGGCAGGGGCGGCGGCCAAGCTCGACCTCAACCCGTTCGAGGCGATGACCACCGTGACCGTCAAGATCGTCAGTCAGCTGACCGGCGACACGGATTTCGCCAGTCCCGAAACCCTCGTGGCCTTCGCCCTCGGCCTGACGCTCTTCGTGATCACTCTGGGGCTGAACGTGCTGGCCCTCTACATCGTCCGCAAATACCGGGAGCAGTACGAATGA
- a CDS encoding PAS domain-containing protein codes for MPDHVSNVSDHVTQADNTIVSLNKKKVTLRSKILLDVMDYWESMRDGDALPRRADIDPRRIEGALPYAFILEEIAPGLARFRVAGGHLNDLMGMEVRGMPLSAVFNHTQRNKLLPMIENVFRSPSSLELTLQSRSPGAETTHAELLILPLLDDDGNVTRALGCLVAQGAILSPPYRFQVTQSRSTPLPAPTETGQPALRRPKVRAQDRVLEGFHEPAARYGTPTSAPAAEVAPAQSLPGYLRVIK; via the coding sequence GTGCCGGACCACGTATCGAATGTAAGCGACCACGTAACCCAAGCGGATAATACCATCGTGTCTCTGAACAAGAAGAAGGTCACTTTGCGCAGCAAGATCCTGCTGGATGTCATGGACTACTGGGAAAGCATGCGTGACGGGGATGCCCTGCCCCGGCGCGCCGATATCGACCCGCGTCGGATCGAGGGGGCATTGCCCTATGCGTTCATCCTCGAAGAAATCGCGCCGGGCCTGGCGCGGTTCCGGGTCGCGGGGGGGCACTTGAACGACCTGATGGGCATGGAGGTGCGCGGCATGCCCCTCAGTGCGGTGTTCAACCACACCCAGCGCAACAAGCTGCTGCCGATGATCGAGAACGTATTCCGCAGCCCGTCGTCGCTGGAGCTGACCCTGCAATCGCGCAGCCCGGGGGCCGAGACGACCCATGCGGAGCTGCTGATCCTGCCGTTGCTGGACGATGATGGCAACGTGACCCGGGCGCTCGGTTGTCTTGTCGCCCAGGGCGCGATCCTGTCGCCGCCCTACCGGTTCCAGGTCACACAATCGCGCTCCACGCCGCTGCCTGCCCCAACCGAGACCGGGCAGCCTGCCCTGCGCCGCCCCAAGGTGCGTGCTCAGGACCGGGTGCTCGAAGGCTTCCACGAGCCTGCGGCGCGCTATGGCACCCCGACATCGGCCCCTGCTGCCGAAGTGGCACCGGCGCAGTCCCTGCCTGGCTACCTGAGGGTCATCAAGTAA
- a CDS encoding class II 3-deoxy-7-phosphoheptulonate synthase, producing MTKAWSKSDWRTKPRIQMPEYMDPAALAAVEARLTQYPPLVFAGEARSLRRELADVANGKGFLLQGGDCAESFGEFGADLIRDTFKVMLQMAMVLTYGAKVPVVKVGRMAGQFAKPRSAPTEVKEGVELPSYRGDIINDLDFTPESRIPNPEKMLQAYTQAAATLNLLRAFSKGGYADIHQVHAWTLGFTDRDEAEKYREMATRIADALDFMKSAGLTSENNSELATVDFYTSHEALLLEYEEALCRIDTTTGLPLAGSGHMLWIGDRTRQPDGAHVTFCAGVQNPIGLKCGPSITTDDLKVLMARLNPKNEAGRLTLIARFGAGSVGDHLPRLVKAVQEEGANVVWSCDPMHGNTIKSASGYKTRPFESVLREVQEFFAVHNAEGTYPGGVHFEMTGKDVTECTGGVRAVSDEDLSSRYHTACDPRLNASQALELAFLVAEEIETHRGATGAAKRTA from the coding sequence ATGACCAAGGCGTGGAGCAAATCTGACTGGCGCACAAAGCCCCGGATTCAGATGCCCGAGTATATGGACCCGGCGGCCCTGGCCGCGGTGGAGGCCCGGCTCACCCAGTATCCGCCCCTCGTCTTTGCCGGCGAGGCCCGCTCCCTGCGGCGCGAGCTGGCCGATGTGGCCAATGGCAAGGGCTTCCTGCTCCAGGGTGGTGACTGCGCCGAGAGCTTCGGTGAATTCGGCGCGGATCTCATTCGCGACACCTTCAAGGTGATGTTGCAGATGGCGATGGTGCTCACCTATGGCGCCAAGGTTCCTGTGGTCAAGGTTGGCCGCATGGCGGGGCAATTCGCCAAGCCGCGCTCCGCACCCACCGAGGTGAAGGAGGGCGTCGAGCTGCCCAGCTACCGCGGCGATATCATCAACGATCTCGACTTCACGCCCGAGAGCCGCATCCCGAACCCCGAAAAGATGCTGCAGGCCTACACCCAGGCGGCCGCGACGCTCAACCTGCTGCGCGCGTTTTCCAAGGGCGGCTATGCCGACATCCACCAGGTCCACGCCTGGACGCTGGGCTTCACCGACCGCGACGAGGCCGAGAAATATCGCGAAATGGCGACCCGCATCGCCGATGCGCTGGATTTCATGAAATCCGCGGGCCTGACCTCCGAGAACAATTCCGAACTGGCGACGGTGGATTTCTACACCTCCCACGAGGCGCTCCTGCTGGAATACGAAGAGGCACTCTGCCGGATCGACACGACCACCGGCCTGCCGCTGGCGGGGTCGGGCCACATGCTGTGGATCGGTGATCGCACCCGGCAGCCGGACGGGGCCCATGTTACCTTCTGCGCGGGCGTGCAGAACCCGATCGGGCTGAAATGCGGCCCCTCGATCACCACCGACGACCTCAAGGTGCTGATGGCGCGGCTCAATCCGAAAAACGAGGCCGGGCGACTGACGCTCATTGCGCGCTTCGGGGCGGGCTCTGTCGGTGATCACCTGCCGCGTCTGGTCAAGGCCGTTCAGGAGGAAGGCGCCAACGTGGTCTGGTCCTGCGATCCCATGCACGGCAACACGATCAAGAGCGCGTCGGGCTACAAGACCCGGCCCTTCGAGAGCGTGCTGCGCGAGGTGCAGGAGTTCTTCGCCGTCCATAACGCCGAGGGCACCTATCCCGGCGGCGTGCATTTCGAGATGACCGGCAAGGACGTGACCGAATGCACCGGCGGGGTACGCGCGGTCTCGGACGAAGACCTCTCCAGCCGCTATCACACCGCCTGCGATCCGCGCCTGAACGCGAGCCAGGCGCTGGAGCTGGCCTTCCTCGTCGCCGAGGAAATCGAAACCCATCGCGGGGCGACCGGCGCGGCCAAGCGCACCGCCTGA
- a CDS encoding ATP-binding protein, producing the protein MDQAELSEIVSGIPIPAFLIAGNARVQTMNTAANALFGAEVQGRHYVTALRQPAILRAIEEALRTRSRTTGHYTVSGDVSDQRFRVTAAPLGPDAVSGILVCLEDITPLYEAGQMRRDFVANVSHELRTPLTALMGFIDTLQGPARDDAAARARFLGVMAREAGRMNRLVGDLLSLSRVEFSERQKPEDRIKLSDVLRASRAMLAPEAGQDAVHLDLGAGEGQSDIVLGEADQLRQVFNNLIENALKYGGAESPVEVRLSLTDQDPYLRSPAVRVDVRDHGPGIAAHHIPRLTERFYRVDEHRSRELGGTGLGLAIVKHIVQRHRGRLAITSEPGAGACFSVIIPTAGAAPRS; encoded by the coding sequence ATGGATCAGGCCGAGCTTTCCGAAATCGTCTCGGGCATTCCAATTCCGGCCTTTCTGATTGCCGGAAATGCCCGGGTCCAAACGATGAATACTGCTGCGAATGCCCTGTTCGGGGCAGAGGTACAAGGGCGCCATTACGTGACAGCCCTGCGCCAACCGGCGATCCTGCGCGCGATCGAGGAGGCGCTGCGCACGCGCAGCCGGACCACCGGCCATTACACCGTGTCGGGCGATGTCAGCGACCAGCGCTTCCGCGTCACCGCCGCCCCCCTCGGCCCCGACGCGGTGTCGGGCATCCTCGTCTGTCTCGAAGACATCACGCCGCTCTACGAGGCAGGGCAGATGCGCCGGGATTTCGTCGCCAATGTCAGTCACGAGCTGCGCACTCCGCTGACCGCTCTGATGGGCTTCATCGACACGCTCCAGGGGCCCGCGCGCGACGATGCCGCCGCGCGGGCGCGGTTTCTCGGCGTCATGGCCCGCGAGGCAGGGCGGATGAACCGACTGGTGGGGGATCTTCTATCCCTCAGCCGGGTGGAGTTCTCCGAAAGACAAAAGCCCGAGGACCGGATCAAGCTGTCGGACGTTCTGCGCGCCTCCCGCGCCATGCTCGCCCCAGAGGCCGGGCAGGACGCGGTGCATCTCGATCTCGGGGCCGGGGAGGGGCAGAGCGACATTGTCTTGGGGGAGGCCGACCAGCTGCGCCAGGTCTTCAACAATCTGATCGAGAACGCCCTGAAATACGGCGGCGCCGAGTCGCCGGTCGAGGTGCGCCTGTCGCTGACCGACCAGGATCCCTACCTGCGCAGCCCCGCGGTGCGGGTCGATGTGCGCGACCACGGCCCGGGAATCGCCGCCCATCACATTCCCCGCCTGACCGAGCGATTCTACCGCGTGGACGAGCACCGGTCCCGCGAGCTGGGCGGCACCGGTCTGGGACTGGCCATCGTGAAACATATCGTGCAACGCCACCGCGGCCGCCTCGCCATCACCAGCGAGCCGGGCGCAGGCGCCTGTTTTTCGGTGATTATTCCCACCGCCGGGGCGGCACCGCGCAGCTAG
- a CDS encoding gamma carbonic anhydrase family protein, with protein MIYALDGIAPQFPASGNYWVAPDANLIGKVVLEEASSVWFGATLRGDNEEIRLGTGSNIQEACVLHTDMGFPLTIGTNCTIGHKAILHGCTIGDGSLVGMGATILNGARIGKGCLIGAGALVTESKEIPDFSLVMGAPGKVVRTLDETAQAGLLESATGYQANMRRFRAGLTAL; from the coding sequence ATGATCTATGCCCTCGACGGCATCGCCCCGCAATTCCCCGCCTCCGGCAACTACTGGGTCGCGCCGGACGCCAATCTGATCGGCAAGGTCGTTCTGGAAGAGGCCAGCTCCGTGTGGTTCGGCGCCACCCTGCGCGGCGACAACGAGGAAATTCGCCTCGGGACCGGCTCCAATATCCAGGAAGCCTGCGTATTGCACACGGACATGGGCTTCCCCCTCACGATCGGGACGAACTGCACCATCGGGCACAAGGCGATCCTCCACGGCTGCACCATCGGCGATGGCAGCCTGGTCGGCATGGGCGCCACGATCCTGAACGGCGCCCGCATCGGCAAGGGCTGTCTGATCGGTGCGGGCGCGCTGGTGACCGAAAGCAAGGAGATCCCGGACTTCTCCCTCGTGATGGGCGCACCGGGCAAAGTGGTGCGCACCCTCGATGAGACGGCGCAGGCCGGGCTGCTGGAATCGGCCACCGGCTACCAGGCCAACATGCGCCGCTTCCGGGCGGGCTTGACCGCGCTCTGA
- a CDS encoding PQQ-dependent sugar dehydrogenase, with amino-acid sequence MIRLVTMIALGLSLLSPAAWAETLTTSAGPVEVKEIVRDLDEPWAFGFLPEGGVLITERGGALLHIRPDGTRTEVSGLPRIAVGGQGGLLDLLIPADFAQTREVVFSYSRPQARGAGTAVAVGRFSADGRALENTRTIFAMEEGTRGGRHFGSRIVEGRDGFLYVTIGDRGDDDSAQNLAIESGSVIRIARDGGIPTSNPFTGTEGAQPEIWSYGHRNPQGAALDLQGNLWVVEHGARGGDEINRVEMGANYGWPVISYGRHYSGLRIGEGTAKPGMEQPAHFWDPSIAPSGMMIYSGALWPEWEGDFFVGSLKFGYLSRLEAGSFAEEEITGDTTARLRDVREGPDGAIWFLSVGNGALYRMSPAERS; translated from the coding sequence ATGATCCGCCTCGTCACCATGATCGCCCTCGGCCTCAGCCTGTTGTCCCCCGCGGCCTGGGCGGAAACGCTCACCACCTCCGCCGGACCCGTCGAGGTCAAGGAGATCGTGCGCGACCTCGACGAGCCCTGGGCCTTCGGCTTTCTCCCCGAGGGCGGCGTTCTGATCACCGAGCGGGGCGGCGCGCTGCTGCATATTCGCCCCGACGGGACCCGGACCGAGGTCTCCGGTCTGCCGCGTATCGCCGTGGGCGGGCAGGGTGGCTTGCTCGACCTGCTGATCCCGGCCGATTTCGCCCAGACCCGCGAGGTCGTCTTCAGCTACTCCCGGCCGCAGGCCCGCGGCGCGGGCACCGCTGTGGCGGTCGGGCGCTTTTCGGCGGATGGCCGCGCCCTGGAGAACACCCGCACCATCTTCGCGATGGAAGAAGGCACCCGTGGCGGGCGGCATTTCGGCTCCCGCATCGTCGAGGGGCGCGACGGGTTTCTCTATGTCACCATCGGCGACCGGGGCGACGATGACAGCGCCCAGAACCTCGCGATCGAAAGCGGCAGCGTCATCCGCATCGCCCGCGACGGCGGCATCCCCACCAGCAACCCGTTCACCGGCACCGAGGGCGCGCAGCCCGAGATCTGGTCCTATGGCCACCGCAACCCCCAGGGGGCGGCCCTGGATTTGCAGGGCAACCTCTGGGTGGTCGAACACGGTGCCCGCGGCGGGGACGAGATCAACCGGGTCGAAATGGGCGCCAATTACGGCTGGCCGGTGATCTCCTACGGGCGGCATTACTCGGGCCTCAGGATTGGCGAGGGCACAGCCAAACCGGGGATGGAACAGCCGGCCCATTTCTGGGACCCCTCCATTGCCCCCTCGGGCATGATGATCTACTCCGGCGCGCTCTGGCCCGAATGGGAGGGCGATTTCTTCGTCGGCAGCCTGAAATTCGGCTACCTGTCGCGGCTTGAGGCAGGCAGCTTCGCGGAAGAAGAGATCACCGGCGACACCACCGCCCGCCTGCGCGATGTGCGCGAAGGGCCCGATGGCGCAATCTGGTTCCTCAGCGTCGGCAACGGCGCGCTCTACCGCATGAGCCCGGCGGAGCGCAGCTAG
- a CDS encoding YicC/YloC family endoribonuclease gives MTGFATREGSFEDWTWTWDIRAVNGRGLDVKLRLPDWLPGLDRAVRARIAKAAKRGNISVALRLNRAFGSGQSVNAEALDAALRALSDLTLRADQAGVQLSPPNALDLLNFRGISETAPLSDEALSSLQAALLVDLDAALPAFVESREREGAATAAGLTEALDQVAGHLATARRLAKARRDTQASRLKTATAQILEAAGEGAPDPQRIAQELALLFVKADVAEELDRLDTHVSSACEILNADASMGRKLDFLMQEFNREANTLCSKSADAALTQVGLDLKVLIDQMREQVQNLE, from the coding sequence ATGACCGGTTTCGCCACCCGGGAAGGCAGTTTCGAGGACTGGACCTGGACCTGGGATATCCGCGCCGTGAACGGTCGCGGGCTCGACGTGAAACTGCGCCTGCCGGACTGGCTGCCCGGGCTCGACCGCGCCGTCCGCGCCCGGATCGCGAAGGCCGCAAAGCGTGGCAACATCTCCGTCGCCCTGCGCCTCAATCGCGCCTTCGGCAGCGGTCAGAGCGTGAATGCCGAAGCGCTCGACGCTGCCCTGCGCGCCCTGTCGGACCTGACGCTGCGCGCCGATCAGGCGGGGGTGCAGCTGTCGCCTCCCAATGCACTGGATTTGCTGAACTTTCGGGGCATATCCGAGACCGCGCCCCTGTCCGACGAGGCGCTTTCATCGCTGCAAGCCGCGCTGCTGGTTGACCTCGACGCCGCCTTGCCGGCCTTTGTCGAGAGCCGCGAGCGCGAAGGGGCCGCCACCGCGGCGGGGCTGACCGAGGCGCTGGACCAGGTCGCGGGGCACCTTGCCACCGCGCGCCGTCTTGCCAAGGCCCGGCGCGACACCCAGGCCAGCCGCCTTAAAACCGCCACCGCGCAAATCCTCGAAGCCGCGGGCGAAGGCGCGCCGGACCCCCAGCGCATCGCCCAGGAACTGGCCCTTCTGTTCGTAAAGGCTGACGTTGCGGAAGAGTTGGACCGCCTCGACACCCATGTCTCCAGCGCCTGCGAAATCCTTAACGCGGACGCCTCCATGGGCCGCAAGCTGGACTTTTTGATGCAGGAATTTAACCGTGAGGCGAACACGCTCTGCTCGAAATCCGCCGATGCCGCGCTGACGCAGGTGGGGCTGGATCTCAAGGTGCTGATCGACCAGATGCGCGAACAGGTCCAGAACCTCGAATAG
- a CDS encoding substrate-binding domain-containing protein, which translates to MHSVKLAATVAAAALVAASAAAARDQVQVAGSSTVLPYAAIVAEAFGENFDFPTPVVESGGSSAGLKRFCEGVGENTLDIANASRQIRDAEVAVCAENGVTEIIEVRIGYDGIVFASDINGPSFAFTPEDWYKALAAEHFIDGELVANSLETWDQVNPDFPAQPIQAFVPGTKHGTREVFEEKVILQGCQDGGFFQAMLDAGVDEDTAEEKCMSLRTDGRSVDIDGDYTETLARIASDTNGIGVFGLAFYENNTDKLQVATMNGVVPTTEAIAAGDYPVSRPLFFYIKKAHIGVIPGLQEFAEFFVADEIAGPDGPLAAYGLVSDPALGETQTLVASGQSM; encoded by the coding sequence ATGCATTCTGTCAAACTCGCAGCAACCGTCGCCGCCGCCGCGCTTGTCGCCGCGTCCGCCGCCGCCGCCCGCGACCAGGTCCAGGTGGCCGGGTCCTCTACCGTGCTGCCCTATGCCGCCATCGTCGCCGAAGCCTTCGGCGAAAACTTCGACTTCCCGACCCCGGTCGTGGAATCCGGAGGCTCTTCGGCGGGGCTCAAGCGGTTCTGCGAAGGCGTGGGCGAGAACACCCTCGACATCGCCAATGCCTCCCGGCAGATCCGCGACGCCGAGGTCGCCGTCTGCGCCGAAAACGGCGTGACCGAGATCATCGAAGTCCGCATCGGCTATGACGGCATCGTCTTTGCCTCTGACATCAACGGCCCGTCCTTCGCCTTCACCCCCGAAGACTGGTACAAGGCGCTCGCCGCCGAGCATTTCATCGACGGCGAACTGGTCGCCAACAGCCTCGAGACGTGGGACCAGGTCAACCCCGACTTCCCCGCCCAGCCGATCCAGGCCTTCGTGCCCGGCACCAAGCACGGCACCCGCGAAGTGTTCGAGGAAAAGGTGATCCTGCAGGGCTGCCAGGATGGCGGCTTCTTCCAGGCGATGTTGGATGCGGGCGTCGATGAGGACACCGCCGAAGAGAAGTGCATGTCCCTGCGCACCGATGGCCGCTCCGTCGATATCGACGGCGATTATACCGAGACCCTGGCACGCATCGCCAGCGACACCAACGGTATCGGCGTGTTCGGCCTGGCGTTCTACGAGAACAACACCGACAAGCTGCAGGTCGCGACCATGAACGGCGTCGTGCCCACCACCGAGGCCATCGCCGCCGGCGATTACCCGGTGTCGCGCCCGTTGTTTTTCTACATCAAGAAGGCGCATATCGGCGTGATCCCGGGCCTGCAGGAATTCGCGGAGTTCTTCGTTGCCGACGAGATTGCCGGCCCCGACGGCCCGCTGGCCGCCTATGGCCTCGTCTCGGACCCGGCCCTGGGCGAAACGCAGACGCTCGTGGCCTCCGGCCAGTCCATGTAA